The Coffea arabica cultivar ET-39 chromosome 2c, Coffea Arabica ET-39 HiFi, whole genome shotgun sequence genome includes the window TTAATAATCAAGAGCCAACTACATAATTAATTAACCAAAAAACAAGGGAGTTGATCATCTAggtctttctcttttttttttctttctttctcgaATTTCCTCAACAAtcatgattttcaaaatttaattatcGATCATTTACAAAGTAGTGCTCCCATTTACCAAGATAGGCTAGAGATGTTTTGATgaacacatatatatatatatatcatcaaGAAACTAAAATAcgtagaaaatttaaaaaaaaaaaaaaaaaacttgagtaGAGCAGGTCTGCTAATTGATCTCTTTATAGAACTCTAAAACTCCACAGCTCTTGTATCCATCCACATCACAAGATTACATAATCTCTAGATTACCGGAATTTGGAAAGCTGTAGTAAAGATTGAACAACATTACATTCCCAGAGCCTGGCCTATTTTATGAGAATTTTCTAGTGCTACCAAGAtcctaaaaaacaaaaacaaaagctcTTCGGTCCAATTCTCAAACATGAACAACACAAATTTGGCAAACGGGATCCTATTTTTTACTCTTTTTACTTTTTCATATTCTTATATCCTTATATACAAAATATGCAGAAGAAATAAAAGTGAGTTCAAGATTGAGAACCCTAATAATCTTATACCGGAaaatttggaaacaaaaataaaaggaaaaaataaccGGTGATTACTCATGCTTCACTTGATGTCTCACAAATGCTCTCTAAGTGTGGTCTCCAAATGCCAGCACGGCCTCTCCTTCGATCCCTTTGAGTTGATATCTTTTCTGATAAAATCTCGCTCAAATACCGATCAGAAAGGAGAAGATTTGTCATGGAAATACTGCTATTGTTATTACTATTCGCATTATTTTGATCAGCAgcctctctctttttcctccttgatgatgatgaggatgatgatgatgaagatcttGAACGCGAACTCTTCTGATTCTTCTGAGGAGCTGAAGGAGGAACTGGCATGAGAAAGTAAATCTTCCCACGTTGGAGTTCTGCATCAGGAGGAACTATAACAATCTTAGGACAACAACCTTGCTCttctgatgatgatgaagaaggcTTCTTCAGAACATGTTTTGGATGCAATTTCATGATTTCTGATGCTTTGATGCTTCCACTAATCACTTCAACTCGGCCATTAGTGTGAACTATTCGAATCACGTCTAGCGCTCCGCATGGAAGAATGCAAGATATGCAGCATCTGATGGTGTTCTTCATGGCTAGATAATAAGCTAGCAGCTCCTTCTCTTGTCTCTTTTTCTTCCCTTCCTCTGCAGTATTTCTCTCATGagagagaaggagaagaagaagaagaagagagaagaaaaagaaatggaggaaagaggaaagaaatataagggatgaagaagaaagataaagaaaaagagaagtttcttttcttaattttatctACAATGACACCAcaaaggaggaggagaaggaagCGTGGGGAGTCAATTAGCCACAAGGGATGTTTTTTAAGGGGGAGGTTTACAGTTTGTTGTCTTCCTGAAATTTTgtttatgctttttttttttcttactcacTTGGGGGTGAAATCCATGGGATGAATCATTGCACCTTATTCTGTACTTTGCCTTTTGGATCCATCATTCATTCAGGGCCCCGATAACCAGCCCCCCTGCTCTTGCCAAGGTCTTCACCGAGTTCAATAATTTGAGTCTGGCTATGAAAGGTTGGAGGTTTATGGTCACACATGTTTCTCCATGATTGAAATTTGCCAAGTCAGCTTGGTGGGATCATTTTGCCAGACAAGTGCAATTAAGGACAAGTGTTTAAATCAAGAATTGACACCTGTCAAAACACAGTTGATTTGGCGGGGTTTGAGTAGGTGAGGAGGCTATGTTTGTAGGGTCATTTTGGTTGAGAATGGGATAGACTACAGAATTAGACTGGAGGAGGGCTCCTCCTTAGGAAGAGGCAGGAAGAAGAAGGTGAAGAAGATGGAGAGAAAGTATTGGCAGATGGGGATTAGGAATGGAAATGGAGATGAAATGGGGCACATTGAGAGGGAGAGAGATCTTCTTGTAGTAGGAGCTAACAATCTTTCAATATCtccaagcaagcaagcaagatCATGTGGATTTGTGGCTTTCATTGGAAAGTGAGGTGTGATGGACTACTTTTACTTTTTCTCAAGTGGATTTAGGTTTGTGAAGTGCTTTGACTTGTGTGAAGGTATTTGTCCTATTGACCTATATAAGATGAATTTCAAGCCAACGTTCTTTGTGCAAGTGCTATTTCAATAGTGGTAATACTAGTTCAAGGATCAAGGTCCGAATCCTAATCACTGTTGCCATGAGGGGCTTGCGTTTATTGAGTGTCTTGTGAGTATCAGAAATGAACTACACATTTTCctgaatttttcttttgtttaatttgGGACAAGCATTTTGAGACCGCAATGTTAATCCACATTTGTTTTCAAGGCTTCTTTCTTATCCTAGAGATATGaactagttttctttttttttttttttccaaaaggaaTGATCAATCTAAACTTTTGCCGCATGTGACCATCTAGACAACTAGGAGGAGTTGTAATTTTCAAGATCAAAAGGGACAATGCCATGCCACACTTACGTAAACCTTTGCAATTTGATCATATGAAGCATATGATTGGGGAATGAGCTTTCAAGATTGATAATAGGACTCGCATTTTTAATGgacttgcaattttttttttttaattttaattttgaagCTAAAGAGTAAGGAATTCAAATGTGCGATGATGACagaaagaaaattgtttgtCCTGATCATTTCAAAGTGAAATTGCTAAACAAACAACTGATTTGACATCTATTGCATCGTCTTATGGACCGTATGCTAAGTGGGCCAGAAATTAATGAGACTTGCTAGCAAGGGAAaacaagttaattagttaaaacAGTAGATAAATGGATGGGGATTTGCTTGTTAATTTCAGTAGTGTCCCATCCAATAGCTGGCCCAGTCATTAAATGGTTGAGATGTAGATGTTAGTGGGCATCATGTGAGAAGTATGGGAAGGAGGGTCCATGAAGGAAGAAGGATCTTCTTGCCCTCTTAGGGTGATATCAATAATATCAaaacaagaacttcaagatcaaaATGAAAATCCAAGATTTGATTAGATAGATTGTGGTAGCATACATGATTATGTTTACAAAGTCATGCAGGATAAAGATTCTGAGCTCAAATGGCTCTAATGTGGAAATTGTAGTTTAAATATATGCTAATTTATCATGTCATCATGTATGCATCATAGTTTATCACCATTGAAAGTTTTGTAGGAAAAATTGAATATTGTAGcattaattttcattttaagAAATGGGATACTGGTGGATTATGGGCAGTCTGCTGTTTCAATTATTAAaggcatatatatatacataatatatatatatgaggttCTTTGGCACTTCTTAATCACCTCCCATTGAAGAAGTAACAAAAACTAGGGAATTAACTGACACCCTTTTTTATCTTCTCCTGCCCATCTCAGACTGGTCTTTTCATCCTTTTCTCAGAAAATTCTCTCTGTTTCTGTGATGTGTATTCCCCCTCCTCATTTTGTTCTTCTTCCTCCACCTCTCTGaacataataataaaatatttcccCAACATTCTCAGAGTAACCACTACGATGTTGTATCAGATAAGGCGCAATCATTTCATGCAGGAATAGTATTTCCCTTGCATCATTTCATGCAGGAATAACCACTGTAATGAggttttggattttggattttggattttttttcatTGCTAAATATATGGTCAACAACAGCTTTTCTTCATATGCTTTTCTAAATAAATATGTTGGATGATGCGTAGGGAGAGGATCTTCCTTGTATTTTGGGTAGATGAAGTTGATGTAAAACACAAACAATAATGATGGTCATTTTCTCAAGAAGATGAAACAGCAATTGCAGCAGACATGGTTATCAAATTGAGGAATGGGAAAGGGATCGCAAAAAATTTTTGTGCTTCTTTTTGACTTCGGCTTCTGCTCCTGATCCTACTTTCAAGCATCCCTTGATTGAGGTAACGCAAAATTTATTATGTGCATAAAATCTGgtaaaattgatttttttttaaatattaaagaGACTATACAGACGACAAATTCCTTGATTGAAAAATCATGTGACAACAACAAATTCCGAAGGTCACATTGCATAGAATTAAAGGCCATCACAATCAGTCAACAACATTATTCTTAAAGAAATTCATAGTATTAGTTTGTTTGGAGACCAGCATTTTTATACATTTTCGTTTTAGTTCTATAACTTTTATAGTATAattccagttttttttttttaatttctaaacTAGTAGATTTGTTATTCTGCAGTTCACCCACttgtctccttttttttttttttttcttttaatagagGAAGCGTGGAATTTAAGAAGCAGGGAGGAGACAGAGAAATATGAAtccaaaatttctaatttttgagATCTTAATTTGAGCCACCAATTTTGACAACCTAATGCGTGCAAAATTCAGTTTTAGCACGAGTGCTTTTAACCTTGTCAAATAAAAACGGAATCTAGAAATGTAGACAAcataaatgagtagtaaaaaTCTACGTCaggacgagggaaaaaaaatgccaAATGACCAATTAGGTAGGTTGGATTTGCAAGATTCAACTTTTTTAGTTCGCCAGTTTATGCGGAACACAGTTCAGTCTTAATCAGAAGCCATATATAACATATAACGCATTTCTAATGCTCCAATTGTTCGTTTACACCAATAAAGGAGTGTATTATTGTGAGTTCATGCGACAAAAGTAAATTTAGGTAACTCTTTTCCGTGGACAAGGCAAATTAACATGTGTATGagttttcaatgaaaatttttctaaGGTACAATAGCAAATAAATATTGCTCTCTTCCTGACGGTAGGAAGTAGGGtacaaacgagtcgagttcaatttaatcaagttgagttttaatataattttacaAAACTTGAACTCGAACTCTAGGTCGACGAGATCAAAATGTGAAACTCGAGTTCGACGAGCTCAAAATGtcaagttcgaactcgagcttaaaaaaataattattttattttttaaaaataaataaaataataatttttcttaacaaataataaaatattagaaatatatgtataattttattattaaaataaaaaaataatatgtgtGTATAATCGAGTTCGATCCAACTCCCGAACTAacgaatttagtattttttaacTTGAGTTTGAGCTCAAGTCGGAGCCgttcgcgagcggctcgatttgTTTGCAACCCTAGCTAGAAGAACACAATAGAAATTTCCAGTTCAACTGATACATGATTAGAATTGCAATTACTTACTTCACTTATAATGAAGTTAAGCAGCAATTTAATTTGAACTCATCAGATACAGTTGAAAAAGCCCAACTCAGTGAAAGTGCTAAAAAACAGATGATGACAAATATTTCGGCAAAGTTTTCTCCCACTTGGGTGAGGACAATCAAGGTGGACTGTCGGGGACTATCACAAACTTGGAACATCAAATGTCATGAAAGACATTTACCCCATTTTCTGATTTTCACCCTTCCTCCAGCCAAGCCTAGGTGAATAGACAATTCTTGAAAAGACTAAAGAAGGTGCTACAGCAACAAATGTTGtgtccttttattttattttaggcaAAACTATATAGCTTGTCATTGATAGGGAAATGAAATAGTGTATATCACAACTGCAGATGCTACTCATTATTGTTCCCCTCTAAAGATTCTACTGTCCCTAACTCTGCAAAGCTGGATTTTTCCCCCAAACAGCTGCAGAAGATGGACAACTAACGCTACAATAGGTGTCTCCAAATAGCTCACAATTTAGGCTGTGTTCTTACTTAGTTTTTTAGAGGTATATCACATTTGCGTTCAGTGGCAGAGCTAGGATCTTTCCTTAGAAGTGCAATAACTTATAGCCTGAATTTACATTATGTGGTTTATGGATTTTTGGTGCAGCAAAGTGTTTGTTATAAGTTAATAGACACGAGTCAACTCTTGCTGCTACAATGCTTCAGAGAAGAGATCAGCTGCAAGAATTCTTCTAGTCTAAGAGCATTCAACAGTACATGACCAAGAGTATAAGAAAGGGCTACTGATACATTGACATCAATATAATCCTCCTGTTCAGTTTATCCCGTTTGTTATTATCAATATACTGTATTAATCATTTGGTAAACTGCTGCTCCTGCTTACCGTATCTCAGAAATTGTCCACCCAAAGTACATCAAATAAGAGCCTTTTTAATGGAAAGGGTGCTAAAAGGGTCTCTTCTCCTATGGTCAAGATAACCAAATAGTACCTTACTGAACCCACATGCATTGCCACCAAAAGAGTTGAGCAAATGATATGACTTTTGAAAGTAGACAAAAACATATGCAGGAACCTGAGTACATTCACATCCATTattgtctttctttctttctttctttcttttctggaTAAAACCAATGCTTTTCCATATTATGTTGCAAATAGTTCAATGTATATCATCAGAATTAGCTCCAGTTGCTAATTCATGAGCAATTGCAACCTGCTGCCTTGCTACTTTTCAAAAGACATAGTAGAAGTTGACACAGTATCTACCAAGGCAGACCATGCATCTGGAGGAGCCCTTCCCAAGTCTTCCAAACAGCTCAAGAGCTCTATAGATCTATCTGTCTTGGCAAGGATCAATGGGTCCTGAACTTGTGATATATCCTTCAAACAAGAGCTTGTTCCTGCCAATATTACACTAATGCCGACAAAATAATTAGCTAATTTTATCCATTGGTTAAACCAATCccagaaattaaaattaaatgcCAATGGAAGATTGTCTACTGTTTCATTTTCTGCATCCATTGTCAAGTCATTGGCATCCAAACATATCAAAGCCATTATCGACAATATGGGCAAATTTTCAGTGATAGCGTATTCAAACATGCTGCTTCATCAACTTATTAGCCAAAAATTCTGAGTACCAGAAAGAAATTATAGTATAATACTGCCATTTTTTATCTGGTCTAAAAGCTAACTTTATGGTTCGCTATGACAAAATCAATAACTAAGTTGTGTATGCAGGTGAATTACAGTATACATGGATGCAGCAACAACAGATGCGCAAGAATATATGCTGATCAGAAACTTTCAAACAAATGACTTCCCTTATTTCTATTTCTATGGAAAACAGCAAATCATGAGTTATTGACACTTTAATTTTAACTGTTAATTATAGGGTTAAATGCACTAAATCCCCTTGAACTTTACCCTTAGTTGCATTTTGCCCCGAACTAATTAATAAGCACTTCTTCCACCTCTCCCcatttgatattttaaaataaaagtgcccttactattttattttatttcttttttgtttattcatccccttgttttttcttttagttagATTGCTAGtaatgtgcatttttttttattataacaGGAATATATCATTTTTTTTACGCTATACAATTTGTCTTGAATTTTTTAATAgtgtaaataaacaaaaaaagaatgaaattataagtaaaagataattataatattataataagcATATACATTATTAATATTAATAGGAAAGTAAGACAAGACACTAACAtaagagaaataaaaaatagtaaaatataaaaatataaaaaaaaaagacaatagtgaaaagaaaaaaaaagggaatgaataaacaaaaaagaaataaaataaaatagtaagggcacttgtattttaaaatatcaaatgGGGAGAGGTGGAAGAAGTGCTTATTAATTAGTTCGGGGGCAAAATGTAACTAAGGGTAAAGTGCAAGGGGATTTAGTGCATTTAACCCTATAATTAACCGTTAAAATTAAggattaatcacattttatccccttaaagaatactCAATTTCTCAGTTTACCTCCTAACCTtaaattttgctcacttaaccccctttaggacaaaattgtccttgcattattttgacttttcatttaccttgttttttttttcttttatttctttttaacttttttctttatttaattcttcctctttcccacaaaaattttcaccttaatgattgaaattaaaaaaaagaaattgcagagatctatcttctccttaaatgattaaaaaaatattcaaatcactttcctaaaataaatttttttagcctttcaattcttttaattttgaattttcctctttcctttctagtttctcattttattctcaagaaaatatcataagatgaaattgttttcctttcttttatttctttttctctatcttctctctttcatccttcccaatagaaattccatttaaacgaaaatttttattttgagttTTTAATTGTATATTTTTGGGTGAATgtttaaaaggcatcaaaaactaattttaattttctgtatgatgccacgtgtcacaaatttcaattgatgattattaattaggtcacaatttcatctcAAACTATTTAAAAAGATATTAGCatactagaaatttaatttactttatatttagtagtatatcccaaaaaaaataaagtaactaattttttatttattttttatgaattgTTAATTAGTCAATATGTTATTACAATCTAAATTTGTTACTATtgttattaaaaattattttattctaaACACAAAGTATATTGGTTTAAGTAATATATGAAATAATTATGTGCGTAGATAATATATACTTTGTTATAGTATAGAttcgaaaattttaaaaaatacaaagaaaatggACAAGTAGATAAAAGttggaaaaggagaaaaaaatgaaataataattaaaaaaaacttaTAATTATATCCTTTGAGAATTATCTTCTAAAGGTTTACACaattaaccaaaattttttctctAAATAAAAATTAGGCATTTGCTCCACCTAAAAATTTGTGGATAAACCCCTAAATCGAAGCTGTAGTACTGTAGAATAAAAAATTTagggcaaattatccaattggcCCTTGAACTCTTTGTCTAGATAAAAATAAgcccctcatctattttttgctgACTTTAAGCCCTCAAACTTGTAAAATTGAACACCTGTGACTCTTTTAGCCAGTTTCTCCGGTTTTACAACCGGAAGGCCAATTCACACGAATGACAGTGTGCTTTAaagaagggcatttttgtccacaTATTCTAAGCAAAAAGTAAACAACTCCATCGTCTTCGTTTTCCCTAACCCAACCAAACGGGCATAGATTTCCAGAGTTCTTAAGCTTCTGCAAATCGGGGATAACTGAGTCCAACTCAGTGCATTCGATTGAATTCAGTAGTAAGTCTGAGAGACAGGAATCGGATTCCGTAGAAAAGTCCAACTCATTCGTGGAGACGAAGGAATACGTGGCTCTCGAGATTTTAACGGGAAAGGTCGCAATTTCACGGTGGATTGTTGGTGCTTGGGCTTCATGTTGCATGAGATGCTCTACGGGATGATGCCGTTTAAGTGGTCATTGAAGATACCTGAAAATCCGAAGTTAATTGAAGCTTTCGGTTTTCAAAATAATACTGCCTGAAACGATCCTCCAGCCTAAGAGTCTGGTGAATATGATGGGCTTGGTACAAGGgcatcaaatcaaatcccaaaGCCCCTGCCCCGCCGTTAGCATAGCCTTCCCTGTTATTCTCGCTGAATCCATCTAGCccttcatcatcttcttcctcaagCGCGTAAACGCAGTCTCGAAGACTGAGACGACTCTGCTCCTCGGCTTGCCTCTGCTTGATCTTGAGCTCCTCCTCTCTTTGCCTAGCAGCTGAGGCTTGCCCAATCTCGAGTTGACCTAGATTCCGACTCACTATTCGACTCTCCACCAGCCAGTCCCCAAACTCCTTGCTTACCTTCCTCTTTATATGAGCTCGAATCTCGAGGATCTACTTCTCCAGCATGCGCCGAAGAGTAGACGACGGCATCTTTTTTAGAAACTCACGCTCAATCGAGTCCATGCACTTGAGGGCCATGTAGAAGTTGTTGTTGGAGAGATGAAAATTGGCTCGGGGGCAGAGTTCAACTAATTGAGCACAGGTCCAAAAAGATTCAATGGCAAGTGATGTTCTTGCATTTGTTGCGGGCCTCGACGAAGGAATCCAGTGAGATGAGCAAGGGGAGGGCGATGGACTGAAGCTAGGAGTTGGAAATGAAGAAAGAGGATTTGAGAGAATCGACATCGGAGAGGAGAGAGCGGAAGTCGTCGACTGCCATGATGAAGTCTTGGTAGTGGGCCCTACAGACGTCCTCAATTTCAGACTCTTTGGATCGGGAGAAGTGTTGGAGGTGGTGAAGAAGGGTCTCGAGTTCACCGGAGGTGAAGGCCTTGCAGATGAAGGGGCTTAAGTCCTCACCATTACAGATTGCAGATTAGGTcagggaaaaggaagaaaatagaGTTGTTCACTCTTTGCTTAGAAAAtgcggacaaaaatgcccttttttaAAGTACACTGTCATTTGTGTGAATTGGCCTTCCGGTTGCAAAATCGGAGAAACTGGCTAAAAGGGTTACAGGTGTTCAATTTTACAAGTTTGAAGGCTTAAAGTTagcaaaaaatagatgaggggcTTATTTTTATCTAGACAAAGAGTTCAAGGgccaattggataatttgcccAAAAATTTACAGATAAACCCCCTAAACCAAATTTGTATACATTCCGAAGAAAAAAtcgactttttattttttaagactACTGTTACAGAATTCTCAACCGAACCACCACCTTCCGCCTCCTTCGGCCACCACCACCATGCCAGTCTTCAAGGTCCCATTTAACGGCTACTCCGTGAAATTCAGCCCATTTTACGAATCCCAACTTGCTGTCGCCACCGCCCAGAACTTCGGCATCCTCGGAAACGGCCGTCTCCACGTCCTCCAACTCTCCCCAAGTCCAGCAAACCCCGGTCAACCCATCATTGAGCTATCCTCCTTCGACACTGCCGACGGGGTCTACGATTGCTGCTGGTCAGAGTCCCACGATTCCCTCATCGTCGCCGCCGTAGCTGACGGTTCCGTCAAGCTATACGACCTCTCCTTGCCCCCAACTGCCAATCCTATTAGGTCCCTTCAAGAACACACCAGAGAAGTCCACTCGGTGGATTACAATGTTGTGAGGAAAGATTCTTTTCTGTCGAGTTCTTGGGATGACACGGTTAAGCTTTGGACGGTTGATCGGCCGTCCAGTGTTAGGACTTTCAAGGAACATGCTTATTGTGTTTATTCTACTGCTTGGAATCCTAGACATGCTGATGTTTTTGCTTCGGCTTCAGGGGATTGTACTGCTCGCATTTGGGATGTCAGGGAACCAGGTTAGAGTTTGAATTTACTTCGACGTTATAATTTTACTCACGATTATGGAATAAAATTTGCTTGACTTTTCTTCGTTCAAATTGAATCGAATGTTTTGTTTATAGCATTTGGGATGTTCGAAACCAGGTCAAATAGGAAGCTTGAGCGTGGTCTTAATGCTTGTAACTTGTAAGGACTTCAGTTTGAGCGTAGTCTTGACTTTGTGCAAGTGCATTATATATTGAATGTTTCAACTTAAGGCATTTGTGATGTTTGGAAGCTGGTTAGAGCCAGAATTTTGAGCCGTTTTTTGGTCTTTTTATCCTTATATGGAATTGATATGTTCTTTTGCTGTAAAGTTGAGAAATGAGTGGTGACTTGTTTTGAGTAGATTGCATGTTTTCGTTTAAAACCTTTGGTGCCTGGGAACCTGATTATTAGAAGAATTTTGTAACACATTTGATCGTATTTTGATGGATGCAAGGACTGTATGTTGTTTTTATGCTGTTGTTTTGCTCTGAAGTTGAGAATATGATgctgtattttgactttttcgATTACATTATGTTTTGTTTGAAGAATTTGGGAAGTTTGGGAATCATGTTAGACTTGGAATTTATAGCCTTTTTGTGGTACTTCTATTCTGGTAAGAATTTGATGTTATTGTGCCATGAAGCGTTAAATGTTGGAGTTGATTGTTTTGTTCGAATTTACTTTCACTCATGAAGTTTCTGGCTGAAACGTTTCATTGTGCGTAATGCAAGAAATAATTGGCACAAATAGTAGGTTATggaataaaaattttgattgttTGACGGAGGTAAAAAAATTGGCATGGATTTGTCCTGTGAGTTAAGGGTGATTTCAGTTTGTATTAGTTTTCAAAGTCATGAGTTGAGAGCAGTGATTGGTTGGTCTATGCTAAATGCAGAATGCTGCTAAAGTGTTAAAGGTTTTATTGAACAAATAGACTGGGTAAGATTAGGTGTCTTACCACATATAGGAAGGCAGAAATTATTCTAATGTTGGAAGTGAGGTTTGAGTTTTGGGGAAATTGTTCTAGTAAAAGCATAATGAGACTAAggtaattgtgcatgaatgagAGTTTGGATTGATTAAAAGCTTTGCTCggggaaaaaaagaagttaCAAACTTAAAAATGACTTTGGATTATACCATGTCAgtatcttttgttttccttttctcattttagcatCTGTAAGTTTCACTTCTGCTACATAAGGTCAAATTATGGTGTTGAAGAAACAATAACTCAAAAAGGAAGGTAACAATACTTGTGGCTGATAATGAAAATTGAATGTAGATGCCGTGCAAGGATTATGAACTAAAACTTGTTATAAGGGAAGAAGTCTTAAGCAACCCAAAACTTGATGAAGGAGCACATTTTAGGCATGTGTTGGACATGTATGCTTCCCTAAGACAATTGAATGCTGATAATTTACTTGTTCCCTAAATTGTGAAGGTCACAGTTGTAGTGTGCAATTGTTCATATTTCATTCTGTTGACTCTCACAACCAGGTTATCATAATAAAATACTGCTTTAAAGTTAGGGAAGGACTTTAGCTGAATAAGGGGTGTAAATACCGTAGAATAAGAGGGGGAAGAGAGTTATTTCGTGTTGAGCCTCCAGTTGGCTTCCAAGATCAAC containing:
- the LOC113726167 gene encoding uncharacterized protein is translated as MPVFKVPFNGYSVKFSPFYESQLAVATAQNFGILGNGRLHVLQLSPSPANPGQPIIELSSFDTADGVYDCCWSESHDSLIVAAVADGSVKLYDLSLPPTANPIRSLQEHTREVHSVDYNVVRKDSFLSSSWDDTVKLWTVDRPSSVRTFKEHAYCVYSTAWNPRHADVFASASGDCTARIWDVREPASTMILPAHEFEILSCDWNKYDDCVIATASVDKSIKVWDVRSFRVPVAVLNGHGYAVRKVKFSPHRGSVIASCSYDMTVCLWDYMVEDALIGRYDHHTEFTVGVDMSVHVEGLLASTGWDELVYVWQHGMDPRAP
- the LOC113726166 gene encoding uncharacterized protein isoform X1; its protein translation is MIHPMDFTPKNTAEEGKKKRQEKELLAYYLAMKNTIRCCISCILPCGALDVIRIVHTNGRVEVISGSIKASEIMKLHPKHVLKKPSSSSSEEQGCCPKIVIVPPDAELQRGKIYFLMPVPPSAPQKNQKSSRSRSSSSSSSSSSRRKKREAADQNNANSNNNSSISMTNLLLSDRYLSEILSEKISTQRDRRRGRAGIWRPHLESICETSSEA
- the LOC113726166 gene encoding uncharacterized protein isoform X2, which codes for MKNTIRCCISCILPCGALDVIRIVHTNGRVEVISGSIKASEIMKLHPKHVLKKPSSSSSEEQGCCPKIVIVPPDAELQRGKIYFLMPVPPSAPQKNQKSSRSRSSSSSSSSSSRRKKREAADQNNANSNNNSSISMTNLLLSDRYLSEILSEKISTQRDRRRGRAGIWRPHLESICETSSEA